Proteins encoded in a region of the Desulfobotulus mexicanus genome:
- a CDS encoding DUF6447 family protein, with product MTIDERRYLLEDFSEEGRQQLLNLRTADAELKRLKDQEAIAHTARESYGRALAEAIKSARPVTVQ from the coding sequence GTGACTATTGATGAGCGCAGGTATCTGCTTGAAGATTTCAGTGAAGAAGGTCGTCAGCAGCTTTTGAACCTTCGCACCGCCGATGCAGAGCTGAAAAGGCTCAAAGATCAGGAAGCCATAGCCCATACAGCTCGTGAATCCTACGGTCGTGCCCTGGCAGAGGCCATTAAGTCTGCCCGTCCTGTAACGGTACAGTAG
- a CDS encoding Rpn family recombination-promoting nuclease/putative transposase yields the protein MLTDFYVKPTSDIFIKYLFGKEEHKPILIDFINAVMKNSGFPLITDLVIKNPFNIQTILNAKETILDIKAKSSDGRWIDIEMQNSDKGFFGERLLYYCTALSGDQL from the coding sequence ATGCTCACGGATTTTTATGTAAAACCCACATCGGATATCTTCATAAAATATCTCTTCGGCAAGGAAGAGCATAAGCCCATTCTCATTGATTTCATCAATGCCGTTATGAAAAACTCTGGATTCCCTTTGATCACAGACCTTGTGATTAAAAATCCTTTCAACATCCAGACCATCCTCAATGCCAAAGAAACCATACTGGATATCAAGGCAAAATCTTCTGATGGCAGGTGGATTGATATAGAAATGCAGAACTCGGATAAGGGCTTTTTCGGGGAGCGGCTATTGTATTACTGTACTGCCCTCTCTGGAGATCAGCTGG